In Nostoc sp. CENA543, a genomic segment contains:
- the cas3 gene encoding CRISPR-associated helicase Cas3', translating to MMPEKLLAKGLTYGELTLEQHLIDTEKAALSVFKDRILRNWCRFFKVRDSDRFLLHLRIAALFHDIGKANTDFQIAVHRQSKQALRHEWISAFILHLPAVRQWLQSSKFDLDLEIITAAVLCHHLQASKSEWGNDRTGSPEKQIKIYLHHPEITRILTKISQIAEIDGLPEFPQASQQWIKKNGNYPFWSEILVNANRMGGKFSREVKRPGNEIRLGLLLAVKSGLIAADSVASAMFRVRDLESSENWKTENQKAIEKWLSQTLHQDPITEQEIYDKILQPRYQQIGITEDKLRDFQKKAIDLPSRLLLLSGCGSGKTIFAYKWQQGVVKHQQVGRVIFLYPTRGTATEGFKDYVSWSPEAEASLLTGTAAYEIQDMQQNPSESIKDKNFATDERLYALGFWGKRFFSATVDQFLSFLTHNYSGMCLLPILADSVLVIDEIHSFSRKMFDNLISFLERFDIPVLCMTATLPPSRQKEITEKLSQNQRLFMYPKVQDRSQLEDLQNTEEKPRYIINSTNYDTAYSQAITSFQEGEGKRVLWVVNTVDRCRKIANKLEAELKVEVLTYHSRFLLKDRKERHKETVAAFQGDKKRAIAVTTQVCEMSLDLDADVLITELAPISSLVQRFGRCNRSSNRKPEERGYIWVYEPHNDKNPEKIAYAPYDEKEIISAQGFLAEVLGEVSQYKLAEKLQEHARKERNADQDSPFINGGYWATSEPFREDDNYSVSAVLDGEYLTRFLELRKEKDSESEGYTISVPKRYAGFKSEDRPPDLPKYLGIAKSEFYCPKRGFGE from the coding sequence ATGATGCCAGAGAAGTTATTAGCTAAGGGATTAACCTATGGAGAATTAACACTCGAACAACATCTAATTGACACAGAAAAAGCAGCTTTGTCCGTATTCAAAGATAGAATACTTAGGAATTGGTGTCGTTTTTTTAAAGTTCGAGATTCTGATAGGTTTCTGCTTCATCTTCGTATAGCAGCTTTATTTCATGATATTGGTAAAGCAAATACTGATTTTCAGATTGCAGTACACAGACAATCTAAACAAGCTTTACGTCATGAGTGGATTAGTGCTTTCATTCTCCATCTTCCCGCAGTTCGTCAATGGTTACAATCAAGCAAATTTGATTTAGATTTAGAAATTATTACTGCTGCTGTTTTATGTCATCATTTGCAAGCATCTAAAAGTGAGTGGGGTAATGACAGAACTGGTTCACCAGAAAAACAAATTAAAATTTATTTACATCACCCAGAAATTACCAGAATTTTAACTAAAATTAGTCAAATAGCAGAAATTGATGGACTACCTGAATTTCCTCAAGCATCTCAACAATGGATAAAAAAGAATGGTAATTATCCATTTTGGTCAGAGATTTTAGTCAATGCTAATCGCATGGGTGGTAAATTTTCTCGTGAGGTAAAAAGACCAGGTAATGAAATTCGTCTTGGTTTACTGTTAGCAGTAAAATCTGGATTAATTGCTGCTGATTCTGTAGCATCGGCAATGTTTCGAGTTAGAGATTTAGAAAGTTCAGAAAATTGGAAAACTGAAAATCAAAAAGCTATTGAAAAATGGCTCAGTCAGACTTTACATCAAGATCCGATTACAGAACAAGAAATTTACGACAAAATTCTCCAACCTCGTTATCAACAAATTGGTATTACTGAAGATAAATTAAGAGATTTTCAGAAAAAAGCAATAGATTTACCTTCAAGGTTATTACTTTTGAGTGGGTGTGGCTCAGGTAAAACTATCTTTGCTTATAAATGGCAACAAGGTGTTGTGAAACATCAACAAGTAGGTCGGGTTATTTTTCTATATCCCACAAGGGGAACAGCTACAGAAGGCTTTAAGGATTATGTGTCATGGTCTCCTGAAGCTGAAGCTAGTCTGTTAACAGGAACAGCAGCTTATGAAATTCAAGATATGCAGCAAAACCCATCAGAATCTATCAAAGATAAGAATTTTGCTACAGATGAGCGTCTTTATGCTTTGGGATTTTGGGGTAAGCGTTTTTTCTCAGCAACGGTAGATCAATTTTTATCCTTTCTTACTCACAATTACAGTGGGATGTGTTTATTACCAATTCTGGCAGATTCAGTTTTAGTTATTGATGAAATTCATAGCTTTTCTAGAAAAATGTTTGATAATCTCATCAGTTTTTTAGAACGTTTTGATATTCCTGTACTTTGCATGACAGCAACATTACCCCCATCTCGACAGAAAGAGATTACTGAGAAGTTATCTCAAAATCAACGGTTATTTATGTATCCAAAAGTACAAGATCGTTCTCAACTAGAAGATTTACAAAACACTGAGGAAAAACCAAGATATATCATTAATTCCACTAATTATGATACTGCTTATAGTCAGGCGATCACCTCTTTTCAGGAAGGTGAAGGTAAACGAGTTCTTTGGGTGGTTAATACAGTTGATCGTTGTCGAAAGATAGCTAATAAACTGGAAGCAGAATTAAAAGTTGAAGTTTTAACTTATCATAGTCGTTTTTTACTTAAAGATCGTAAAGAAAGACATAAGGAAACAGTTGCAGCTTTTCAGGGAGATAAAAAACGAGCTATTGCAGTTACTACTCAAGTTTGTGAAATGTCTTTAGATTTGGATGCAGATGTATTGATTACAGAACTTGCACCAATTTCTTCATTAGTGCAAAGATTTGGCAGATGTAACCGTTCCTCTAATCGTAAACCAGAAGAACGTGGATATATTTGGGTTTATGAACCTCATAATGATAAAAATCCAGAAAAAATTGCTTACGCTCCCTATGACGAAAAAGAAATTATCAGCGCACAAGGATTTTTAGCCGAAGTATTAGGAGAAGTGAGTCAATACAAATTAGCAGAAAAACTGCAAGAACACGCCAGAAAAGAGCGAAATGCTGATCAGGATAGTCCTTTTATTAATGGAGGATATTGGGCAACTTCTGAACCTTTTAGAGAAGATGATAATTATTCTGTTAGTGCTGTTCTCGATGGGGAATATTTAACAAGATTTCTTGAACTACGGAAAGAAAAAGACTCTGAATCTGAAGGATATACTATTTCTGTTCCTAAAAGATATGCTGGTTTCAAATCTGAAGATCGTCCACCTGATTTACCTAAATATTTAGGAATTGCCAAAAGTGAATTTTATTGTCCCAAGCGAGGATTTGGAGAATGA
- a CDS encoding ParM/StbA family protein codes for MSQLTLAVDPGGSFLKGFYTLESFQPQLILFEPEVAVVPFESLEAYEEAKIGQSSPENSAWIEYHGKFQAVGFLARKRFNADLQLQRRKFELALPKVLAMVGAIAEKHNLPNGTSINLGILLPWGEYQDRALFQKLITKALADYKFRGHEKSFSLDLFICLPEGGGVLTRGRSPSDSLKDLTITVIMLGYRDTSILLIERGEMSKGKTEPLGFSKMIDSVMAQTSGLNQHQLTAAICKAGKNVSPKMLEELASSLDSTYRDYEINTIRKAIINSRQEYWMMLSNWLKLQVPRDVDEVILSGGTAHYFRSQLNHLFSHVSSINWCENLETQISQNFAQIANKSLNYRLTDVYGLFFFLCGSSMRQNKVKLSV; via the coding sequence ATGAGTCAGCTAACCTTAGCGGTAGATCCTGGTGGATCTTTCCTCAAGGGATTTTATACTTTAGAGTCTTTTCAGCCCCAACTCATATTGTTCGAGCCAGAAGTGGCCGTAGTTCCCTTTGAAAGTTTAGAAGCCTATGAAGAGGCGAAAATCGGACAGTCTTCTCCTGAAAATAGTGCTTGGATTGAATATCACGGAAAATTTCAAGCTGTTGGCTTCTTAGCAAGAAAACGCTTTAATGCAGATTTACAACTGCAACGGCGCAAATTTGAATTAGCATTACCAAAAGTGTTGGCGATGGTAGGGGCAATCGCAGAAAAACACAATCTACCTAATGGCACATCTATTAATTTGGGAATTTTACTTCCTTGGGGAGAGTACCAAGATAGGGCTTTGTTTCAAAAGTTAATCACAAAGGCTCTAGCAGATTACAAATTTAGAGGACATGAAAAATCTTTTTCTTTGGATCTGTTTATCTGTCTACCTGAAGGTGGTGGAGTTCTAACCAGGGGGCGTTCTCCATCTGACAGCCTCAAGGATTTGACAATCACAGTCATTATGCTGGGCTATCGAGATACTTCTATCTTGTTAATTGAGCGCGGCGAAATGAGTAAAGGCAAGACTGAGCCTCTGGGCTTTTCTAAGATGATCGATTCAGTCATGGCTCAAACGTCCGGCTTAAACCAACATCAGTTGACTGCGGCTATTTGCAAAGCTGGCAAAAATGTATCTCCGAAAATGTTGGAAGAATTAGCCTCATCTCTAGATTCAACATATAGAGATTATGAAATAAATACTATTCGCAAAGCGATCATCAACAGTAGGCAGGAATATTGGATGATGCTCTCTAATTGGCTGAAGCTACAAGTACCGCGTGATGTGGATGAAGTAATTCTCAGTGGTGGTACTGCTCACTATTTTCGTTCTCAGTTGAATCATTTGTTTTCTCATGTGTCATCAATCAACTGGTGCGAAAACTTAGAAACCCAAATTTCGCAAAATTTTGCTCAAATCGCTAATAAGTCTCTCAACTACCGACTAACTGATGTTTACGGGTTATTTTTCTTTCTGTGCGGTAGCAGTATGAGACAAAACAAAGTCAAATTATCGGTATAA
- the cas6 gene encoding type I-MYXAN CRISPR-associated protein Cas6/Cmx6, which translates to MNNIINLVFPVQGTKLHADHNHRLLGSISEKIPQLHNLEGLAINTISGIPDKQGTIALTSSSRLYLRLPVEAIALVYPLVGQTLTIGEYQIKLGNPELQTLQSCESLKARLVTIKGYTEPMSFLEAANRQLQALEIQANIGIPANEEGEPKRLTLKINKPDQKRSYTIVGFSVVVSDLTEEDSIKLQIHGLGGKRRLGCGVFYPNIQVKKGYQRRKHDAREVIS; encoded by the coding sequence ATGAACAACATTATTAATCTGGTGTTTCCTGTACAGGGAACTAAACTTCATGCTGATCATAACCATAGACTCTTAGGGAGTATTTCAGAAAAGATTCCTCAATTACATAATCTTGAAGGATTAGCAATTAATACAATTTCAGGTATTCCAGATAAACAAGGAACAATAGCTTTAACTTCTAGTTCACGGCTTTATTTACGACTTCCTGTAGAAGCGATCGCCCTAGTTTATCCCCTAGTTGGACAAACTTTAACGATTGGAGAATATCAAATTAAACTGGGAAATCCTGAATTACAAACCCTGCAAAGTTGTGAATCTTTAAAAGCCAGGTTAGTTACCATTAAAGGTTATACCGAACCTATGTCCTTTTTAGAGGCAGCTAATCGGCAGTTACAGGCTTTAGAAATTCAAGCAAATATTGGTATTCCTGCTAATGAAGAAGGAGAACCTAAGCGTTTAACCCTTAAAATCAATAAACCTGATCAAAAAAGAAGCTATACCATTGTAGGTTTTAGTGTGGTGGTTTCTGATTTAACAGAAGAAGATTCGATTAAGTTACAAATTCATGGTTTAGGAGGAAAACGCCGTTTGGGATGTGGTGTTTTCTATCCCAATATTCAAGTTAAAAAAGGTTATCAGAGAAGGAAGCATGATGCCAGAGAAGTTATTAGCTAA
- a CDS encoding ribbon-helix-helix domain-containing protein, with amino-acid sequence MGVKNDTKPISVLLPEDLDAYVRSKPNRSEWLRQIIAEAMDKELAEGCD; translated from the coding sequence GTGGGAGTAAAAAACGATACAAAACCTATATCGGTCTTACTTCCAGAAGATTTGGATGCCTATGTACGTAGCAAGCCTAACCGTTCCGAATGGCTACGACAGATAATTGCTGAAGCAATGGACAAGGAATTGGCTGAAGGCTGTGATTAA
- a CDS encoding YafY family protein, translating to MSRHLERLLQIDSLLRTTQRPTTLTLAEELEVSERTIRSDLAFLRDRFNAPLKFTRKKGHHYTDLEWRLPSISLSQGELFALTLGARMLQAYAGSAYVDDLRSAILRLSERLPENTWVDLQQIADERIIFTAGAETYLNPQIWSQLVEACRNSKQVKIHYYTASRNTSSDRVIDPYLLHIYRGTNPYLIGFCHQRQAIRWFRVDRIKEIKLLNSKFIRDPTFNAKEHLEKIFQSEVGSGNPVPVAIWFDTSTSPYVRERRWHPTQEIEEHSDGSITLQMKVTGLNDLKRWVLGYGKGAVVKEPPELVALVKGEVEEMSKHYQL from the coding sequence ATGTCCCGGCATTTAGAGCGACTATTACAAATAGACTCATTGCTGAGAACTACGCAGCGACCAACAACTTTGACTCTTGCCGAAGAGTTAGAAGTTAGTGAGCGCACTATTCGCAGTGACTTGGCTTTTTTGCGTGATCGCTTTAATGCACCTTTAAAATTTACTCGGAAAAAAGGTCATCACTATACTGACCTAGAGTGGCGATTGCCTAGCATTTCTCTTTCGCAAGGAGAATTATTTGCTTTGACTTTAGGAGCAAGGATGCTACAAGCTTATGCTGGCTCTGCTTACGTCGATGATTTGCGTTCCGCCATTTTGCGGTTAAGCGAAAGATTACCCGAAAACACTTGGGTTGACTTGCAACAAATAGCTGATGAAAGAATTATTTTTACGGCTGGAGCAGAAACTTATCTCAATCCTCAAATTTGGAGTCAGTTAGTTGAAGCGTGTCGCAATTCTAAACAAGTCAAAATTCATTATTACACTGCAAGTCGCAATACCAGTTCTGACAGGGTGATAGATCCTTATTTACTACACATTTATAGAGGTACTAATCCTTATTTAATTGGATTCTGTCATCAAAGACAGGCTATACGCTGGTTTCGTGTGGACAGAATTAAGGAAATAAAATTGCTGAATAGTAAATTTATTCGTGATCCAACTTTCAATGCTAAAGAACATTTAGAAAAAATTTTTCAATCGGAAGTAGGCAGTGGAAATCCTGTACCTGTAGCAATTTGGTTTGATACTTCAACTTCTCCCTATGTGCGGGAACGGCGTTGGCATCCTACTCAGGAAATTGAAGAACATTCTGATGGTTCTATTACTTTGCAAATGAAGGTAACTGGGTTAAATGACCTGAAGCGTTGGGTGTTGGGGTATGGCAAAGGTGCGGTGGTAAAAGAACCACCTGAGTTGGTGGCTTTAGTGAAGGGGGAAGTTGAGGAAATGAGTAAACATTATCAATTGTGA
- the mobF gene encoding MobF family relaxase, whose protein sequence is MLTGKNTEPQQAVHYFMEGYYQEGTSRWSGQGAEELGLEGPVDDQETFFNIVNGLSPDGSQNLCARKLNTSKRRAATDFTFSAPKSVSLQALVGGDERLITAHQLAVQKTLAIIEERYSYTRATTEKGQQLIRTNNLVVAEFDHIETRELDPHLHTHALVMNMTQLENGKWYSLFNDEIFKNKKFLGMVYQNYLALEIQKLGYEVEARKHGQFEIKGFQEEDLKEFSKRRQQILSAAGENATWAEREAAWTATRNIKQKINPEELKAKWREEAAALGIKFVQPENPQPQQKPRLVSYENLEDAIAHCSERNVAFTQEDLEKFILNQGLATDVSQIEPLVKANPELISLSHQNRDFTTLAAVNRELATIKLMQSGQGQVNPLAHPEVVESHLEKTALNPDQRRAVLDTATTTDQFIVWQGVAGAGKTFALKELKAIAAASGYTVKGFAPSAMAAKVLSQELEVQAETVARLLVSEPPEEIEPHQIWVVDEAGLLSAKDALALLERATLEQARVLLVGDTKQLSAVEAGNPFKSLQQAGIKTSYLNESNRQRAPKLKLAVDLIASGRIEEGFSRLDENGCIEVVTPESKIQAIANDYITATPEERARTLVLAGTNFERLAITQKIREHLKAEGSLGTATTITQLQAKDLTSVQMRYTHNFELGDLVIPTRNYKRRGLEKGQLYEVVGKDNDQLTLKASDGQYLQVDTGFNKAVYQHQHIEIAEGDRLRWTKNDRQLGRRNGQEFVVKALTGSNAQIEYLDSGQTEFIDLQQAQHLDYAIVSTTYSSQGKTADHVLMAADLTIGQESFYVAVSRARYSLKLYTEDKDSLLALVQSSKAKENALVLLRQKELEKQHQSRPEKEKVTSVAIVTEQPTSKQQEQRSEEAEEQSYTESSPLHPSPSVPLPSSSPTVRTQPPKFAEISIADSQQEDTQLTIKQTIDALSDQELLYLEQAVQEYFLQPVAQVPKPIDRQALEDKISQIKTQLDSLWSLHATQKKGITAMERLPFHKLSNKYNATLEQQLQSLENIKELFTRKQQLQSIIQEYENKIENHDSWKKQQKTVEMKIIAELLHSPPLQERLNNIKDELWRKEQHKQAGLMVKYQSSNKQSRGIRR, encoded by the coding sequence GTGTTAACAGGCAAGAACACAGAACCACAACAAGCAGTACATTACTTCATGGAAGGGTATTACCAGGAAGGTACATCACGCTGGTCAGGTCAAGGTGCAGAGGAATTAGGACTTGAGGGGCCAGTAGATGATCAAGAAACTTTCTTTAATATCGTCAATGGACTCTCACCAGATGGCAGTCAAAACCTGTGTGCCAGAAAGTTAAACACATCAAAACGTCGGGCAGCTACAGACTTTACCTTCTCAGCACCAAAAAGTGTCAGCTTGCAAGCATTAGTAGGTGGGGACGAAAGGCTAATTACTGCCCATCAGTTAGCAGTACAAAAGACCTTAGCAATAATTGAAGAACGTTATAGCTACACCAGAGCCACCACCGAAAAAGGGCAACAACTCATCAGAACTAATAACTTAGTAGTTGCAGAGTTTGACCATATTGAAACGAGGGAACTAGACCCACATCTGCATACTCATGCTCTCGTCATGAATATGACGCAGCTAGAAAATGGGAAATGGTACAGTCTTTTCAATGATGAGATTTTCAAAAACAAGAAATTTCTGGGCATGGTGTACCAGAATTACCTAGCTTTGGAGATACAGAAGCTAGGGTACGAGGTAGAAGCGAGGAAACACGGGCAGTTCGAGATAAAAGGCTTTCAGGAAGAAGACTTGAAAGAATTTTCTAAACGAAGGCAGCAGATATTAAGTGCAGCCGGGGAGAATGCAACTTGGGCAGAGAGAGAAGCAGCCTGGACTGCCACCCGTAACATCAAGCAGAAGATTAATCCAGAAGAGCTAAAAGCCAAGTGGAGAGAGGAAGCGGCAGCACTGGGTATCAAATTTGTACAACCAGAAAACCCACAACCCCAACAAAAGCCACGGTTAGTCAGCTATGAAAATTTAGAGGATGCGATCGCCCACTGTTCAGAAAGAAATGTAGCCTTCACCCAGGAGGATTTAGAAAAATTCATTCTCAATCAGGGACTAGCCACAGATGTCAGCCAGATAGAACCGCTAGTTAAAGCCAATCCTGAATTAATCAGCCTATCTCACCAAAACCGCGATTTTACAACGCTAGCAGCAGTTAACCGGGAACTAGCAACCATTAAATTGATGCAGTCAGGGCAAGGTCAAGTTAACCCACTTGCTCACCCAGAAGTAGTTGAGAGTCACTTAGAGAAAACGGCTTTAAACCCAGATCAGCGTCGAGCCGTTCTGGATACAGCAACCACAACCGACCAATTTATTGTATGGCAGGGGGTAGCCGGTGCTGGTAAAACTTTTGCACTCAAGGAACTAAAAGCGATCGCCGCCGCAAGTGGCTACACAGTTAAAGGTTTTGCCCCCAGTGCGATGGCCGCTAAAGTCCTGAGTCAAGAGTTAGAAGTTCAAGCTGAAACTGTTGCTAGATTACTGGTGTCTGAACCACCAGAGGAAATTGAACCTCATCAAATTTGGGTGGTAGATGAAGCAGGGTTACTGAGTGCCAAAGATGCCCTTGCCCTATTAGAACGGGCAACCCTTGAGCAAGCCAGAGTTTTGTTAGTCGGAGACACAAAACAATTATCAGCAGTAGAAGCTGGCAACCCGTTCAAATCGCTGCAACAGGCAGGTATTAAAACCAGCTACTTAAACGAGTCTAATAGACAGCGTGCGCCGAAACTAAAATTGGCAGTAGACTTGATTGCTTCTGGTCGCATTGAGGAAGGATTTTCACGACTTGATGAAAACGGTTGTATTGAGGTTGTTACACCAGAATCCAAAATTCAGGCGATCGCCAATGACTATATAACAGCCACACCCGAAGAACGAGCGCGAACCCTGGTACTAGCTGGAACAAATTTTGAGCGTTTGGCAATCACCCAAAAGATTCGGGAGCATCTAAAAGCCGAGGGTAGTTTAGGAACTGCCACCACCATCACCCAACTGCAAGCCAAGGACTTAACCTCGGTACAAATGCGTTACACCCACAACTTTGAATTGGGTGATCTGGTCATACCCACCCGTAATTACAAACGCCGGGGTTTGGAGAAAGGTCAGCTGTATGAAGTCGTAGGTAAGGACAATGACCAACTAACGCTCAAAGCAAGTGATGGTCAATATCTTCAAGTAGATACAGGCTTTAATAAAGCAGTCTACCAACACCAGCATATTGAAATTGCTGAGGGAGATCGCCTGCGCTGGACAAAAAATGATCGCCAACTAGGACGGCGCAACGGTCAAGAGTTTGTAGTGAAAGCCCTCACTGGGTCTAACGCTCAAATCGAGTATTTAGATAGCGGTCAAACTGAATTTATTGACCTGCAACAAGCCCAACACCTAGATTATGCAATTGTTAGCACTACATATAGTAGTCAAGGTAAAACAGCTGATCATGTATTGATGGCTGCGGATCTGACTATTGGACAAGAAAGCTTTTATGTAGCGGTTAGCCGTGCTAGGTATTCTTTGAAACTGTACACGGAAGATAAAGACAGTTTACTAGCCCTGGTACAGTCGAGTAAGGCTAAGGAAAATGCACTGGTGCTACTGCGACAGAAGGAATTAGAGAAGCAGCACCAGTCAAGACCTGAGAAGGAAAAGGTTACATCTGTTGCAATTGTAACTGAGCAGCCCACTTCCAAGCAGCAGGAGCAGAGGAGCGAAGAAGCGGAGGAGCAATCCTATACTGAGTCCTCCCCTCTGCACCCCAGCCCCTCTGTCCCTCTGCCCAGTTCTTCCCCCACTGTCAGAACTCAACCACCAAAATTTGCAGAAATTAGTATTGCTGATTCCCAGCAGGAAGATACTCAATTAACAATTAAGCAAACCATTGATGCACTGTCAGACCAGGAATTACTATATTTAGAACAAGCCGTTCAAGAATATTTTTTACAACCAGTAGCTCAAGTACCAAAACCTATTGATAGGCAAGCTCTTGAGGACAAAATTAGTCAGATTAAGACACAACTTGACAGTTTGTGGAGTCTACACGCTACACAAAAGAAAGGTATTACTGCAATGGAACGTTTACCGTTTCATAAGTTAAGTAATAAATATAATGCAACCCTAGAACAGCAGTTACAAAGTCTAGAAAATATCAAGGAATTATTTACCCGTAAACAACAGCTTCAATCAATAATCCAAGAATATGAGAATAAAATAGAAAATCATGACTCCTGGAAGAAACAGCAGAAAACTGTTGAGATGAAAATTATTGCTGAACTTTTACATTCGCCACCACTACAAGAAAGATTAAATAATATCAAAGATGAATTATGGCGAAAAGAACAGCATAAACAAGCTGGGTTAATGGTTAAGTACCAATCCTCAAATAAACAAAGTCGAGGAATAAGACGCTAA
- a CDS encoding antirestriction protein ArdA has translation MNLFSNTLIFHSELDAQLVAEQVYNCHLEGNLLIVPFQEQRAVSLAINLAEVAFPIIEGESCLLPFPKHERECLDDDAPQIYVACLSAYNNSFLHGMWIDCTQDADAIQEDIEWMLSWSPCRNYEACEEWAIHDYQNWHGIHIDEWESIEKLAELAQVLSEYGEAYAAYYQYYGDYATLDDFKDSYWGKYDSEEDFVYDQLEEQGLIKKFDEMGLSSSYIDLEAIAKDWFIDSYLSIEEGYKEVYIFSRN, from the coding sequence ATGAATTTATTTTCTAACACCCTCATATTTCACTCAGAACTAGATGCTCAATTAGTTGCTGAACAAGTTTATAACTGCCACCTCGAAGGTAATCTTTTAATTGTTCCTTTCCAAGAACAACGAGCCGTAAGTTTAGCAATTAATCTAGCTGAAGTTGCTTTTCCAATAATTGAAGGTGAAAGCTGTTTGCTCCCTTTCCCCAAACATGAGCGAGAATGTCTTGATGATGATGCCCCACAAATTTATGTAGCTTGCTTATCTGCATACAACAATAGCTTTTTACACGGAATGTGGATCGACTGTACACAAGATGCAGATGCTATTCAAGAAGATATCGAATGGATGTTATCTTGGTCGCCCTGCCGAAATTACGAGGCCTGTGAGGAGTGGGCTATACACGATTATCAAAACTGGCATGGGATTCATATTGATGAGTGGGAAAGCATAGAAAAATTAGCCGAACTAGCTCAAGTTTTATCTGAGTATGGTGAAGCTTACGCTGCTTACTACCAATATTATGGTGACTATGCAACTCTTGATGACTTTAAAGATAGTTACTGGGGCAAGTATGACAGCGAAGAAGATTTTGTTTATGACCAACTTGAAGAACAAGGCTTGATTAAAAAGTTTGATGAAATGGGCTTATCTAGTTCATACATTGACCTTGAAGCTATAGCAAAAGATTGGTTTATAGATTCTTATCTATCAATAGAAGAAGGCTATAAAGAAGTTTACATCTTCAGCCGCAACTAA